In Campylobacter sp. RM16187, the DNA window GATGATAGCTACGCGGTGCTTAAGCGGGTCAATGCCTAAAATTTTACCTACCTCTTCGCGCTCAAAGCCCTCCATAGGGCAACTATCCACCCCAATACTTGCCGCCGCATTCATCATATTTAAAGCCGCAAAAAGACACTGTTCGTGCGCCCACTGAAAGATAATCTCATCATTATCTTGAAGCTTTTGCGCTAATTTGGTTTTATAAAACTCCTCTTTAGCTGCGCGCTCTTCAGGCGATTTAAAAGGAAATCTATCTATCATCTTATCTATATACTCGCTACCGCTTTTTAGCTCAGAGATCTTTGCAAGGACAACTACAAGATGAGAACAAGTAGTGATTTGAGCTTGCCCCCAAGATTTTTCTTTTATCTTCTCGCGCATAACAGGGTTTTGGACAACTATAAAATCCCATTGCTCAAGCCCAAGAGAGCTAGGACTTAATCTTCCAGCCTCTAAAATAAACTGGAAATCAGAACTTTTTATCTTCTTTTTTTCGTCAAAAATCTTGCAAGCATGACGAAAATTTATAATTTCCAAATAGTTTTTAGAATCCAAATGCTCCATAAAATCTCCTTTATTTTATGGCTCTTATTTTATCAATTCTATCCTTTAAAAAGCTTGACTAAAGCAGGCATAATCAAATTTCTATCTATAAAATTTATCAAAGCATCGGCAATCATGCCTTGATTTATAAATTTAAGCTCATGAGAAATGTCAAAGCCGGGATCGTTTAACAGCATCCTAAGCTTTGCTTCTTCGAGTCTTAAGCGCTTTTTGTTTTTATCCCTTCCCTCAAGCATAGCTACGACTACGCCAAGCTTTTCTCTTGTCATCTTGCTTTCCATGAAGCTACCTTATATATGATAAATGCGGCTATAAAAGCGACAAAAGAGGTCGATAAATACGCTGCAACCTCACCTATCATAGAAACTAAAAGTATATTTAACCCGACAAGGAAAAATATAAATCCTATGATGGCTAATACAGTCGCCGTAACGGTAAGCAAAAAGCCGCTGGCACTCTTAAAAAAAGAGTGCCTGATATCATCAGCCTGAGCCTCGACAAGCTCTACAACAGAGACTATAAACTCAGATATATTTGCCATTATTTTTTGAGCAACCAAGCTAGCACGAAGCCAACTCCGGCAGCTATGGCAACGCTTTTTATAGGATCTTCTTTGATAGTGTCATTTACGCTATCGATGCTATCTTTGCCTTTTGCTTTTAGCTCGTCGATGTATTTTTTGATCTCTTCAACATCTATTTGGTCTAAAATTTTATCTTTGCCTGCCTCAACTTTGGAAACTCCGATATCTTTAATTGATTTTACAATATCTTTAAAATCTGATTTCAGCGCATCGATATCGTTTTTTAAATCCTCTAGGTTAATCTCTTTTGTAGCCATTTCTGCTCCTTATAAAATAAATTAGGCCCTGTTTTCATAAAAAATCCACTTTACTATATATTTTATAACAGGTATTAAATATAGATGAAATTTAAACAAATGGCTAAATAATGACTGTGTCAGATTAGAAAGATTAATTTTCTATCCATAAAGCACTATACACTATTATCAAAACCTCATCAATATTTCAATATTTATCAATTTTTAGATTTATCCTAAATTAAATTTATCTTATTTGTGTTATTTTTAGTAACACAACCTACTATAGAACTCATCTCATATCCTGCCTCTTTTAGTCGTTTAAGAGCTAAATTTGCCTGCTTTTCATCAACTGCAAGCAAAAGTCCGCCGGAAGTTTGAGCATCGTAAAGCAGTATATCAGCCTCTTTGCCGATTACGAATTTACTTGCAAATTCTCGGTTTTTATAACTTCCGGCAGGCAAAAGTCCTATACTTGCCATCTCTTTTGCACTCTTTAAGATAGGCACTTTGTCGGCAAAAATTTCAAAGCCTATATCATCTCTTAACATCTCGCTTAAATGCCCCAAAAAGCCAAATCCCGTTATGTCAGTAGCCGCAGAAACGCAGATTTCACTCATGGCACCAACGGCGTAAAAATTTAGCTGAGCCATATAGCTGGCAGCCTCTTTTATCTGCTTTAACTCCAGCATATCAGCCTTGATCGCAGTGCTTAGTGCACCCATTCCAAGAGGTTTTGTTAAGATTAGCACGTCGCCCGCGCGGGCTGTATTATTCGCCCAAAATTTGCTTGGATGCACACTTCCTGCTACGCTAAGTCCGTAATACATCTCCTTAGTCGCGATACTGTGTCCGCCTACAAGCGCACCGCCACACTCGCGTACTTTGCTTAGTCCGCCTTGCAAGATTTCTCTTAAAACCTCTGGTTCAAAGTGACAGCTGTCAAAGCCAACTATATTTAATGCATTTATAACTTTTGCACCCATCGCAAAGACATCGCTAAGAGAGTTTGCCGCGGCTATTTGACCGTAAAGATATGGATCATCGACAACCGGCGTGATGAAGTCAAGCGTCTGCACGAGCGCAATCTCATCGCTTAGCTTAAATACGCTCGCGTCTTCATTTGTATCCACGCGCGTAAGCAAATTCGGGTGCGCCAGATCAAGTCCGCCAATGCTTTTGTGTAGACCCGACGGGTCAAGTTTGGCAGCTCAACCCGCAGCGGCTACAAATTTAGTAAGTCTTTTATCGTTATACATCATAGTTTTATCACATCGTATTTGGCAAGCAGACTCACGACCTCATAGGCGTTTGTCATCTCACCGATACTTAATTTATCAACCAGTTTATAAGCCTCCAAGCAGCTTCCGCAACTTAGAATTTTCACACCTGCTTTTTCAAGCTCTTTTAATGGCGCAAAACTCACATGTCCGCGATCGGTAGTCATCTTTACGGCATTATTTACGCAAATAACCGCATAAGGCTTGGTCTCAAGCTGAAGAAGCGCGCCTATAAATTTTGACATGAGTCCAACGCCTACAGGCCCGCTACCTGCGTGCTCTTCGCTGATATAAATAACTTTGCCCGCCTTACTAGGCACATCGCAAACAAACTCATCAAATTTTTCGCTTTTTATCTCAGCTCCGCTCTTAACCGCTTTTATCGTGGTTTCACTGCCGTTTTCAAAGACGCTAAATTTGATATTTTGGCTGGTTAAAAAGCGGCTGATGTTCTCTTTTGGAGCTACGGCATTTACTAAAATTTCTAAAATTTCGCCCTCTTTTAGCTCATTTAACGCGTTTTTAGTATTTATAACGGGCTGTGGGCACTCTAAATTTCTGCAATCTATTCTCATATTTTTCCTTTTTATTGTCTCTTCAAACCAGCTCTAGCCGATAAACCTTGAAGCTTAGAAGAGATTATATCATTTTAAAATTTAAAGAGTTAAAAGTAGATGTGAAATTTGCAGAAGTGAAATTTAAAAGTTGCGGCGCCTAGATCTGCTAAGCGCCTTTTGTGGTTGTTATTTGTTGATGAAGTTTTTCTCAAGCCATTCGATAGCTTTTGCTTCGCTTTCGAATTTTCCGCTCTTTGCGACTTGATTTTGGCCCTCGTAGAAGCGGATCCTAATACCGTCTTGCACGCTGTCAACTTTTACTCTCGTGATCTTATCTTTGTTAAGATAGACTCTGTCGTTTAGTTTGATATACATTTTTTCTCCCTTGTATAAATTTGGTTGTTATTTTTCTTCTTTTTTGATAAACAGCTCTTTAAAACGCTTGTTTGCGTACTCTTCGATATCGGCTTGAAGCTGCTTATAGGCGTTAATAAGCTCATAAGCTCTTTCATTTAGCGTAGTTCCCGCATTATCTCCGCCGCCTTGCTTTGTGTTTACAAGATCTTCTTTCATATTTTTTTGTAAAATTTGCAAGTGATTCCAGCATTTTTTATAATTCATTCCTAAAATTTCAGCCGCTTTTGAGATCGAGCCCACTTGAGCTATTACTTCAAGAACTTCGGTTTTGCCTTTGCCAAAGATTAATTCGCCCTCTGCGTTTTCTATCCATGTTTTAGTTTTTACTACCATTTTCTTGCCTTTTTTTTCTTTAAAACAGCCTAGTTTGCAGTACTTGACATCTATTTTATAATCTTTTAAAGTTGAGCGAATTTTCTTTAAGCCGACCCCTTGCGCCGCATTTCTTCCATCGGCGCAAAATATCCTTCTTTTCTCATCTAAAAACGGCTCAAGTTTGGATAAAACCTCTACGCTTCCACTATCACAATCAAGCTTTCCAAACTGTCCAAGCTCGCAGTTATCGATCTTAACGCCGATATCCGTAGCTATCTTTCCTACTTCTTCTATGGGTGTGTTTGTCTTGGCTGAAATTTTAAAAGCCGAACCGCAATCAAGTCTGCCGTTTGAATTCAGCAGATCATTTATCAAATTTTCGACCTCTTTGCTCATCCTATAATCCTCTCAAGACCGCTATAAACGTTCATATTTTCGCCCCTTGCAAATCCGCAAAGAGTAAGGTTAAATTTACGCGCTATCAGCACTCCAAGGCTAGTCGGAGCCGTTCGTGAAATAAGTGCCGGCACACCGTGCATCACAGCCTTTGCCACCATTTCAGAGCTTAATCTTCCGCTAACCATCAAAAACGTCTTGCCAAGATCAACTCCTGCTAAACAGGCCTTGCCTACGGCTTTATCGATAGTGTTGTGCTGAGCGATATCCTCTCCGATAAAGAAAGTATTTTCATCCACATAAAGCTTTGCCGTATGCACACAGCCCGTCATCTCATAAAGCTCGCACTGCGTGTAAAACTGCCCCATCTGCTTTAAAATTTCATCTTTTTTAAATTTGACATCGGCTTTTACGACTCTTGCCGCCATCGCCTCCGGATCGATGTTGGCGGTTTGTCCTCTACCGCATCCGCTTATGATGATAGCTTCTTCATCAAAGCGTTCCATACTCTTTTCATTTACTTTTGCGGCTATTTTGACCATAAGTCCGTCATCCTCAAGCCTAACTTCGCTTATATCTTTTGGACTAGCTATTATATTCTCGCTTATAAGATAACCTACGGCAAGTGCTTCTTGATCCACAGGTGTCGCCATCATAGCACCGAAGCGTTTGTCGTTGATCTGAATTTCAAGCTTGATCTCACGAACCAAAATATCATCTTTTAAAATTTGCTCATCACCTTTAAATTTGGTGATTTGCGTGGTATAAATCGGTTGCATCGACTTCCTTTAAATTTTAATAAAACATAGTTATTCTATTAAAATTTACATTTGAATTGTATTAGATTTTAACTTAAATAAAGCATAAAACTTAAACTTATTTTATATCGTAATATTGGGTATCTTGAAGCTATTTATATATGATTTTTTAGCATATTTCTTAAATTTTAAATTTAAAGGGAATTTGAACACAAATTCCCTCTTTATAAAATTTAAATTTGACCCTTGCTTTGAAGCTCTTTATACCAATAGCTATGAAGTATAGCCACCTCTTCTTCCTCTTTATATCCCGTAACCATCGACCAGATCGCTCCGTGAATAGCGATTGCCGCCATGTAGATATGCACAAAGAAGAAAGTAGCGCACACGATGCCAAGTATGTTGTGGATGATAGCTGAAAGTCTAAGAACCTCTATCTGGCTCATGCCAAGCCAGCCTGCAACGTTTGGAGTTGAGAAGTCTAGGAAATACATCGCAGCTCCCGTTGCTATCATCACAAGACCGCCAGGGATAGCTATCCAGTACCACGCCTTTTGTCCTGCGTTAAATTTGCCAGCAGGCACAGGGCGCTTAACCTTTGAAAGATAGCCGCCCACTATCATCATCCATTTGATGTCATAGATCGCAGGAAGCATTCTCTTTGTCCAGTAAATCATCATCGGAGGCACAGAGACCGCAAAGATGATCGTAGCTATGCCGTGTAAATTTTTACAGATCCTAACAAAGGTTCCGCCGCCAAATAGATCGCCCCACATCATGATGATACCGGTTGGAACAAGCACTATCCAAGATACCGCCGCAAGAGCGTGAGATACGCGCTCGATCACTCCGAAGGCATAAATTTTCTTGCCGTCGTGGCTGAAGTGTTTTGGACCTATGATCAAAAAGTGAAGAACAAAGGCGAACACAACAGCAGCAAGTATAGCAACTACGCCAAATGCGAAGTAGTCATTTCCCTGAATAAAGGTAAAAAGCGGACCAAAGCCGTCTTCATAAGGCTTTATGTTTTCAACCCTGCCCGCAGCCCAAACATTACTTTCATATTGATTTGTGCCGTCAGGTAAATTTAGAGCAAAAGCGCTTATAGCAAACGCAAAAAGAGATAATATTTTTCTCATAATCTATCCTTTGTGTAATAGGCTATCTTCCAAGTCGGGCTTTGCTTGATATCTTTTATACCGTAACCTCTAGCGTTTACCCTGTCTTGATAGATTTGTGCAATTATAGCAGATTCCCCCACAAGTAAAGCTTTAGTTGAACACATTGCCGCACATACCGGCACTTTCCCCTCTGAAATTCTGTTTTGACCATACTCTTCAAATTCATGTTCGCTATTTGTAGCCTCAGGACCGCCCGCGCACATGGTGCACTTATCCATAGAGCCCTTAACCCCAAACACGCCGCTTTTTGGAAATTGAGGCGCACCGAAAGGACAAGCATACAAGCAGTATCCGCAGCCTATGCAAATTTCTTTATCGTGAAGGACGATTCCGTCGTTTCTAATATAAAAACAATCAACAGGACAAACCAAAGAGCATGGAGCATCTTCACAATGCATACAAGCAATAGATGTAGAAATTTCCTTGCCTTGAATTCCTTCGTTTAATGTAATAACTCTACGCCTTCTAACACCTATAGGCAGCTCATGAGCCTCGTCACAAGCTACGGCGCATCCGTTACAATCTATACATCTATCATCATCGCAATAAAATTTTAATCTAGTTAAATCGCTCATATTACGCCTTTTCTATGCGGCATAGACCGCCTTTTGTCTCAGGAATTTGAGTTACTATGTCATATCCGTAGTTAGTAACCGTATTCGCACTCTCGCCGGATGCAAAAGGTTTAGTTCCATCAGGGAAATTTCCAGTCAAATCAACACCTTGCATCACTCCCGCAAAGTGAAACGGTAAGAATATCATATCAGGCGCTACGGAGTGAACTATCCTTGTTTTTACTTTGATTCTAGTTCCCTCAGGAGAGTAAATCCAGATCATATCGCCGTTTTTAAGCTGATATTTCGCAGCAAGCTCAGGATGCACATCGGCAAACATCTCAGGAGTTAAGCGCGCTAGATATTTGCTCGCTCTATTTTCCATACCGGCTCCATTTAGATTTACCAAACGTCCGGTAACCAAATTTACAGGGAACTCTTTAGCAAAATCTTTGCTTTGCTGCAAGCTCTCGTATTTTGTAAATACGCGGTAGTGATTTGGTTTATCCTTAAAGCTTGGATACTTCTTGGCAAGATCTGTTCTTGGCGAATGTATTGGCTCGCGGTGTTGAGGAATTTGATCCGCAAATGTCCAAACTATCGCTCTTGCTCTTGCGTTTCCGTAAGGAGCTATGCCCTTTTCCATACATTTTTCGGCTATGATATTGCTATCATCAGTCGCCCAGCTAGCACCCATCTTAGCCTTCTCTTCTTCTGTTAGAGTGATGCCTAAAACTTTTTCGATATTCTCTTTTGTGATTTGAGGATATCCGCCTTTAACCGCAGAACCCACAGGTGCACTGCCCTCGCCTGCTAGCTGATTTACGCCGTTATGCTCTAAACCGAAGCGATTTCTAAAGCCCATACCACCGTCGCTTACAGGCTTATCTATGGCGTATAAATTTGGACTTCCGCAGTGGCTTGTAGTCCAGCAAGGCCATGGCAAACCGTAGTATTCGCCCTCAACAGGGGTGCCTTTTTTACCAAGAAGAGTTTTTTCATCAAATTTATCCCAGTTTTCTTGGTGTTTTTTAAGTCTCTCAGGAGTCCAGCCCGTAAGTCCGATACTCTTTACTATGCTTGAAATTTCTCTAGTAGCGGCTTCTGGCCACTCTATCTTGCCGTTTTCATCTCGGATAGTTCTGGTTAGCTCGTCATAAAATCCTATACGTTTAGCAAGTTCAAATAAAATTTCTTGATCCGGTTTGCTCTCATACATTGGCTCGATAGCTTGAGATCTCCACTGTCCAGAGCGGTTTGTGGCTACAACCGTTCCGCTTGTCTCAAACTGAGTAGCCGAAGGAAGTAAGAATATATTATCCTTTTTATTTGTAACAATACCAGCTTCATTCACGAAAGGATCGGCTAATATAAGAAGCTCAAGATTATCAAGACCCTCTTGAACCTTTGCTTGTTGAGCGGTAGATGTTATACCGTTTCCTATGACAAATAGAGCTTTTAGGCTTGCTCCTGCGTTATCTATAGGATCGTTTCCGTTCTTTCCGTCAAGCGGTCCCGCCCACCATCTAGCAAGAGTAAAGCCCGGCTTAAACATCCATTCAGGTTTAACGAAATTTCCTTGTAACCACTCGTAATCAACCTTCCACATCTTAGCAAAATACTTCCAAGAGCCTTCGTTTTTAGAGTAATATCCAGGTAAACTGTCAGGAGCGTTTGCCATATCGCTTGCGCCTTGAACGTTATCGTGTCCGCGAAGGATGTTACATCCACCGCCGCTTACGCCCATGTTGCCTAGTATTAGCTGAAGGATAGGAGCTATACGAGTATTTGAGCTTCCTATGGTGTGCTGAGTTAGACCCATAGCCCATACAACGGAGCCCGGTTTGTTTTTAACAAAGACTTCGGTTATCTCTTTAAGCGTGCTAGCTTTAACGCCCGTTACGTCCTCAACCACTTCAGGAGTCCATTTTTTAGCCTCTTCGCGGATTAAGTCTATACCGTAAGTTCTATCTTCTATGAATTTTTTATCTTCCCAGCCGTTTTCAAAGATCAAATTCATCATTCCATACATAAAAGGAATATCCGTTCCCGGGCGAATTTGAGCGAAATAATCAGCCTTAGCCGCAGTTCTTGTATATCTTGGATCAACCACGATAAGCTTAGCGCCGTTATTTTCCTTAGCTTTTAAGAAATGTCTAAATCCAACAGGGTGATTAACCGCCGGATTTGCGCCTATTATAAATATAGATTTTGCGTTTTGGATATCTCCAAGGTGGTTTGTCATAGCGCCGTAACCCCAAGTATTCGCCACACCGGCGACTGTTGCACTATGTCAAATTCTAGCTTGATGATCTAAGTTGTTCGTTCCAAACATAGCAGCGAATTTGCTTATATAGTAGCTTTGTTCGTTGCTAACCTTGGCAGAGCCTAGAAACATCACTTGCTCCGGATTTTCCTCTCTATATTTTTTAAGCTGAGCGCCTATTCTGTCAAACGCTTCTGTATAACTTATGCGTTTCCACTTGCCATTTTCTTTAACCATAGGGTATTTTAAGCGACAATGAGAGCGAATCATATCGATCATATCGCTACCCTTACAGCAGTGACCGCCCGCACTTACAGGGTGGTCTTGAGCTACCTCTTGACGAACCCAAACGCCGTTTTCAACCTCTGCGATAACTCCGCACCCCACAGAGCACGCCGTACAAATGCTCTTTACGATACGAGAATTTGGAAATGGATTCTTTTTCTCTTCACTACTAGCCTCTCTTGTAACTCCGCTTGCGGCAAGTCCGCTAGCAGAGCCTATAGCAGTAGCAAGCGACGCCATCTTCAAAAACGATCTACGACCGATTTTGCTTGGCGCAATACCTATATTAGCTTGCGACATCCTAGCCCTTTCTATATCTTATTAAATTTACTTTGCTTGTTGATAGTAAAATTCCCAAGTTTTGCTTCTTGTATAAAGCACCTCACTTTTCTTACTTTTCCCACTTTTTAAATTTGATCCTGCAGAATATGCAGCAGTTGCAGCTACAGCTGCTGCACTTCCGGCAAAACCAAGTTTTTTGAGAAATTCACGTCTTGTTTTTTCCATTATTCCTCTCCCTCAAAATTTTTAGCTGTCATTTTTCTAACTCTATTTTTCTCTCTTCTAATCATCTCCGAACGAGATATATTGTCATAAGATTTCTTACTTGACTCGTCACGAACAGTAGGTTTTGATAACTCATAGCACACTCTTTCAAACTCTATAAAACTTTGAAGAAGCATCGCTACATCTTTATAAATTTTAGCCTCTTCGTGCATAAATAATTTTTCACAAAACTGATCTATATATGGATTTATAGCCACTTTAAACAACTGCTCGGCAAGCTCTTCGTATTCGCTTTCTCCTCTGGTAGATCTATTTACAAATTCGCTCATAAGAGTAAAAACGAATCCTACGCTATCTTCATTCTCTTTAAAATTTTTCTCATTCCTTCTAATGTCCGTATGCGCCAGTATCTTTCTTATCTTGGCGCATATACTTCCTATCTCAAAACCCTCGTCGTAATAGGATAAGCTATTTCTAAGCGGCTTTGGAGGAGCGTGAAATATATTATCGTATTCATCTATTATATTTTGCGGATTTTTTTCATCAAAATTTGAGCTAAGCCTCATTATGGCAGCGGCAGAATTTTCATCAAAGTTAGCAGTAGTCATCAAAGAGAGCATTTTTGAAACGCCATCGAATCTATCCTCTTTAATACTAAAGACAAAAAGTCTTGAAAAAAGCGAATAGTAAAGCGCTCTAGCAGCTGCTATTTCCCTCATACTTGCCATCTTTATTTCCCTTTTAATCTCAAATGTCGAAAGTGTTTATCTAAATTTCGACAATGAAACTATACTACGACTAAGCTTAGCAAATATACTTAAAAAAATATAAGCCCAAAAAGTTAATTTTAGCTTAAATATGCCTTAATTGCATAATTCAAACTCCCTATTTTTATGGCTTTTAGAGCTATTCCTGAAAACAAATTTTTACTATTTTTTATTAGAAACAAATCTCAAAATCAATTTATATTATTATCAAAATAGTATAAATTTTAAAAAACTAGAATTAAGTATGATATTTTTATGAATTTTATTGTTTTGTTTTAGAAATTGCCAAATTTATCTTATCATCCATCTCATAAAATTTATATATCAAATCAACACTTTTATAACTTATGCTTTTTTGGTTCCAAGGCTCTTTTTTTACTTTTTTTAGCTTTTTAATCATTTTTGATAGCTCTTTTTTAATAAGGCTTTTCATAGACATATCCATGCCGTGTTTTAAATTTTTAATAAATTTACCGTCTATTTCACTCTCATCTTTTATCATATTTAAAGTAGCATCGAATCCAAACTCTCGAAGTATTTTATAAAGCTCCGCCTTGTCGCTTGCTGGAGCAATACTAGTATCTTTTACGGAGTGATAACTGACGTAAATTGGCTTTGGATACCCACTTTGTATTTTTAAGTGATCCAAATTTAACAAATAACGTATCTCCTCCCTTGCTTCAGAGAAATAGTTTGGCGAATTTTGATTTAAGGTCCAATAAGTCTTATCAGAGCAAA includes these proteins:
- a CDS encoding NAD(P)H-dependent oxidoreductase, which encodes MEHLDSKNYLEIINFRHACKIFDEKKKIKSSDFQFILEAGRLSPSSLGLEQWDFIVVQNPVMREKIKEKSWGQAQITTCSHLVVVLAKISELKSGSEYIDKMIDRFPFKSPEERAAKEEFYKTKLAQKLQDNDEIIFQWAHEQCLFAALNMMNAAASIGVDSCPMEGFEREEVGKILGIDPLKHRVAIIVPFGYRLNEQPPKYRRDMSDVVKWIE
- the selD gene encoding selenide, water dikinase SelD is translated as MYNDKRLTKFVAAAGUAAKLDPSGLHKSIGGLDLAHPNLLTRVDTNEDASVFKLSDEIALVQTLDFITPVVDDPYLYGQIAAANSLSDVFAMGAKVINALNIVGFDSCHFEPEVLREILQGGLSKVRECGGALVGGHSIATKEMYYGLSVAGSVHPSKFWANNTARAGDVLILTKPLGMGALSTAIKADMLELKQIKEAASYMAQLNFYAVGAMSEICVSAATDITGFGFLGHLSEMLRDDIGFEIFADKVPILKSAKEMASIGLLPAGSYKNREFASKFVIGKEADILLYDAQTSGGLLLAVDEKQANLALKRLKEAGYEMSSIVGCVTKNNTNKINLI
- a CDS encoding winged helix-turn-helix domain-containing protein, which gives rise to MSKEVENLINDLLNSNGRLDCGSAFKISAKTNTPIEEVGKIATDIGVKIDNCELGQFGKLDCDSGSVEVLSKLEPFLDEKRRIFCADGRNAAQGVGLKKIRSTLKDYKIDVKYCKLGCFKEKKGKKMVVKTKTWIENAEGELIFGKGKTEVLEVIAQVGSISKAAEILGMNYKKCWNHLQILQKNMKEDLVNTKQGGGDNAGTTLNERAYELINAYKQLQADIEEYANKRFKELFIKKEEK
- a CDS encoding DUF883 family protein encodes the protein MATKEINLEDLKNDIDALKSDFKDIVKSIKDIGVSKVEAGKDKILDQIDVEEIKKYIDELKAKGKDSIDSVNDTIKEDPIKSVAIAAGVGFVLAWLLKK
- the yedF gene encoding sulfurtransferase-like selenium metabolism protein YedF, whose amino-acid sequence is MRIDCRNLECPQPVINTKNALNELKEGEILEILVNAVAPKENISRFLTSQNIKFSVFENGSETTIKAVKSGAEIKSEKFDEFVCDVPSKAGKVIYISEEHAGSGPVGVGLMSKFIGALLQLETKPYAVICVNNAVKMTTDRGHVSFAPLKELEKAGVKILSCGSCLEAYKLVDKLSIGEMTNAYEVVSLLAKYDVIKL
- a CDS encoding formate dehydrogenase subunit gamma; the encoded protein is MRKILSLFAFAISAFALNLPDGTNQYESNVWAAGRVENIKPYEDGFGPLFTFIQGNDYFAFGVVAILAAVVFAFVLHFLIIGPKHFSHDGKKIYAFGVIERVSHALAAVSWIVLVPTGIIMMWGDLFGGGTFVRICKNLHGIATIIFAVSVPPMMIYWTKRMLPAIYDIKWMMIVGGYLSKVKRPVPAGKFNAGQKAWYWIAIPGGLVMIATGAAMYFLDFSTPNVAGWLGMSQIEVLRLSAIIHNILGIVCATFFFVHIYMAAIAIHGAIWSMVTGYKEEEEVAILHSYWYKELQSKGQI
- a CDS encoding formate dehydrogenase subunit alpha; the encoded protein is MSQANIGIAPSKIGRRSFLKMASLATAIGSASGLAASGVTREASSEEKKNPFPNSRIVKSICTACSVGCGVIAEVENGVWVRQEVAQDHPVSAGGHCCKGSDMIDMIRSHCRLKYPMVKENGKWKRISYTEAFDRIGAQLKKYREENPEQVMFLGSAKVSNEQSYYISKFAAMFGTNNLDHQARIUHSATVAGVANTWGYGAMTNHLGDIQNAKSIFIIGANPAVNHPVGFRHFLKAKENNGAKLIVVDPRYTRTAAKADYFAQIRPGTDIPFMYGMMNLIFENGWEDKKFIEDRTYGIDLIREEAKKWTPEVVEDVTGVKASTLKEITEVFVKNKPGSVVWAMGLTQHTIGSSNTRIAPILQLILGNMGVSGGGCNILRGHDNVQGASDMANAPDSLPGYYSKNEGSWKYFAKMWKVDYEWLQGNFVKPEWMFKPGFTLARWWAGPLDGKNGNDPIDNAGASLKALFVIGNGITSTAQQAKVQEGLDNLELLILADPFVNEAGIVTNKKDNIFLLPSATQFETSGTVVATNRSGQWRSQAIEPMYESKPDQEILFELAKRIGFYDELTRTIRDENGKIEWPEAATREISSIVKSIGLTGWTPERLKKHQENWDKFDEKTLLGKKGTPVEGEYYGLPWPCWTTSHCGSPNLYAIDKPVSDGGMGFRNRFGLEHNGVNQLAGEGSAPVGSAVKGGYPQITKENIEKVLGITLTEEEKAKMGASWATDDSNIIAEKCMEKGIAPYGNARARAIVWTFADQIPQHREPIHSPRTDLAKKYPSFKDKPNHYRVFTKYESLQQSKDFAKEFPVNLVTGRLVNLNGAGMENRASKYLARLTPEMFADVHPELAAKYQLKNGDMIWIYSPEGTRIKVKTRIVHSVAPDMIFLPFHFAGVMQGVDLTGNFPDGTKPFASGESANTVTNYGYDIVTQIPETKGGLCRIEKA
- the fdh3B gene encoding formate dehydrogenase FDH3 subunit beta; this encodes MSDLTRLKFYCDDDRCIDCNGCAVACDEAHELPIGVRRRRVITLNEGIQGKEISTSIACMHCEDAPCSLVCPVDCFYIRNDGIVLHDKEICIGCGYCLYACPFGAPQFPKSGVFGVKGSMDKCTMCAGGPEATNSEHEFEEYGQNRISEGKVPVCAAMCSTKALLVGESAIIAQIYQDRVNARGYGIKDIKQSPTWKIAYYTKDRL
- the fdhD gene encoding formate dehydrogenase accessory sulfurtransferase FdhD — its product is MQPIYTTQITKFKGDEQILKDDILVREIKLEIQINDKRFGAMMATPVDQEALAVGYLISENIIASPKDISEVRLEDDGLMVKIAAKVNEKSMERFDEEAIIISGCGRGQTANIDPEAMAARVVKADVKFKKDEILKQMGQFYTQCELYEMTGCVHTAKLYVDENTFFIGEDIAQHNTIDKAVGKACLAGVDLGKTFLMVSGRLSSEMVAKAVMHGVPALISRTAPTSLGVLIARKFNLTLCGFARGENMNVYSGLERIIG
- a CDS encoding TorD/DmsD family molecular chaperone, which encodes MASMREIAAARALYYSLFSRLFVFSIKEDRFDGVSKMLSLMTTANFDENSAAAIMRLSSNFDEKNPQNIIDEYDNIFHAPPKPLRNSLSYYDEGFEIGSICAKIRKILAHTDIRRNEKNFKENEDSVGFVFTLMSEFVNRSTRGESEYEELAEQLFKVAINPYIDQFCEKLFMHEEAKIYKDVAMLLQSFIEFERVCYELSKPTVRDESSKKSYDNISRSEMIRREKNRVRKMTAKNFEGEE
- a CDS encoding twin-arginine translocation signal domain-containing protein, with amino-acid sequence MEKTRREFLKKLGFAGSAAAVAATAAYSAGSNLKSGKSKKSEVLYTRSKTWEFYYQQAK
- a CDS encoding sodium-dependent tyrosine transporter, producing MYIKLNDRVYLNKDKITRVKVDSVQDGIRIRFYEGQNQVAKSGKFESEAKAIEWLEKNFINK